The following coding sequences are from one Pigmentibacter sp. JX0631 window:
- the nadB gene encoding L-aspartate oxidase, translating to MVKKASIAVGKNIEFDFLIIGGGVAGASAALKLSHLGKVALVSKESLFECNTRWAQGGIASVLSEQDSYEAHTQDTIAAGSGLCHEATVRKVVAAGPKAIKELIEMGVPFTPKDPNSQIDFEYHLTQEAAHSARRIIHADDMTGAALQKTLVEQVTKNSNICLFEFHTAIDLIVTDKICPDFSRNRVLGAYIINDKENIISAFLAKATILATGGHGKLYLYTTNPDVAAGDGVAMAWRAGARVANLEFMQFHPTCLFHPNAKNFLISEALRGEGAILKSKSGKRFMEQEHPLKELAPRDIVARAIDSEIKRTGEPYVLLDISHKSSEFIQQHFPGIYAKCLSLGIDITKEPIPVVPAAHYSCGGIVTDLRGRTGIKALWAIGEVACTGLHGANRLASNSLLEGLVFAQFVFEDLKALWPDLQNYSLPEVPPWKIGKACEPDEMVVISQLWDEIRRTMWNYVSIVRTEKRLSRAAARIDQICQEIETYYWNIIPSRALVEVRNLAVVAQLTVKCARMRKESRGIHYSLDYPFTDDVNYKKDTVVLS from the coding sequence ATGGTGAAAAAAGCATCTATAGCTGTTGGAAAAAATATTGAATTTGATTTTTTAATTATTGGTGGAGGAGTTGCAGGAGCCTCAGCTGCCCTAAAACTAAGTCATTTAGGAAAAGTTGCATTAGTTTCAAAAGAATCACTTTTTGAATGTAATACAAGGTGGGCTCAAGGAGGGATAGCTTCAGTATTAAGTGAACAAGATAGTTATGAAGCGCATACGCAAGATACAATAGCTGCTGGAAGTGGTTTATGCCATGAAGCTACTGTGAGAAAAGTTGTCGCAGCTGGTCCTAAAGCTATAAAAGAATTAATTGAAATGGGAGTTCCATTCACCCCCAAAGATCCAAATAGTCAAATTGATTTTGAATATCATCTGACACAAGAAGCAGCACATAGTGCCAGAAGAATTATTCATGCTGATGACATGACTGGAGCCGCATTACAAAAAACTCTTGTAGAACAAGTTACAAAAAATAGTAACATCTGTTTATTTGAATTTCATACTGCAATTGATCTTATTGTAACTGATAAAATATGTCCTGATTTTTCAAGAAATAGGGTACTTGGCGCCTATATTATAAACGATAAAGAAAATATTATTTCAGCTTTTTTAGCAAAAGCAACTATACTTGCAACTGGTGGGCATGGAAAACTTTATTTATATACAACTAACCCTGACGTTGCAGCTGGAGATGGAGTTGCCATGGCTTGGAGAGCTGGCGCTAGAGTAGCTAATCTAGAATTTATGCAATTTCATCCTACTTGCTTATTTCATCCAAATGCAAAAAACTTTCTAATTTCTGAAGCCTTACGTGGCGAGGGAGCTATTTTAAAATCCAAAAGTGGTAAAAGATTTATGGAACAAGAACATCCCTTAAAAGAATTAGCGCCTAGAGACATAGTTGCAAGAGCCATAGATTCTGAAATAAAAAGAACGGGTGAACCATATGTTTTACTAGATATTTCACATAAAAGTTCTGAATTTATCCAACAACATTTCCCTGGAATTTATGCAAAATGCCTAAGTCTTGGAATAGACATTACAAAAGAACCAATTCCTGTTGTCCCAGCTGCACATTATAGTTGCGGAGGAATAGTTACTGATCTACGAGGTAGAACAGGGATCAAAGCTTTGTGGGCTATTGGTGAAGTTGCTTGTACTGGTCTTCATGGCGCAAATCGACTGGCATCGAATTCTTTACTAGAAGGTCTTGTTTTTGCACAATTTGTTTTTGAAGATTTGAAAGCCCTGTGGCCAGATTTACAAAACTACAGTTTACCAGAAGTTCCTCCTTGGAAAATAGGTAAGGCCTGTGAACCTGATGAAATGGTGGTAATTAGTCAACTTTGGGATGAAATCCGGCGAACTATGTGGAATTATGTAAGTATTGTTCGCACAGAGAAGAGGCTTTCTAGAGCCGCAGCGCGGATAGATCAAATTTGTCAAGAAATAGAAACGTATTATTGGAATATCATTCCAAGCAGAGCTTTAGTTGAAGTGCGGAATTTAGCTGTAGTGGCACAACTTACTGTTAAATGTGCTCGGATGCGAAAAGAAAGCAGAGGAATTCATTATTCATTAGATTATCCTTTCACTGATGATGTAAATTATAAAAAGGATACTGTAGTTTTAAGTTAA
- the lpoB gene encoding penicillin-binding protein activator LpoB produces MLNSKRVIYISPLLLAVSLALSGCASFEGDYGDANQAQIIDDKWNPTDATLTVQKMVKDMSAAPWIQNWREDMQKKATDRPFVLVDDMENRTSEIIDTKALFEDLRSQILNDGKVRFLDGDARKKILDEYKYQQSGVVKKGHVKGPGNQFGADFFLSGAISSIVSKQGGKSSVQYQIEMKLVNISTGELVWSGIEKIRKNFKRSSVGW; encoded by the coding sequence ATGTTAAATTCTAAAAGAGTAATCTATATATCACCTCTTTTATTAGCAGTTTCGCTTGCTTTGTCTGGCTGTGCATCTTTTGAAGGAGACTATGGCGATGCAAATCAAGCGCAAATTATTGATGATAAATGGAATCCTACAGATGCAACATTAACCGTGCAAAAAATGGTAAAAGACATGTCTGCTGCTCCATGGATTCAAAATTGGCGTGAAGATATGCAAAAAAAAGCAACTGATAGACCATTTGTGCTAGTTGACGATATGGAAAATAGAACAAGTGAAATAATCGATACTAAAGCATTATTTGAAGATCTGCGTTCACAAATTTTGAATGACGGAAAAGTTCGCTTTTTAGATGGAGACGCTAGAAAGAAAATTTTGGATGAATACAAATACCAACAATCTGGCGTTGTCAAAAAAGGCCATGTAAAAGGTCCAGGGAATCAATTTGGTGCTGACTTTTTCTTATCTGGTGCTATTTCTAGTATAGTATCCAAACAAGGCGGGAAAAGTTCTGTGCAATATCAAATCGAAATGAAATTAGTAAATATTTCAACTGGAGAGTTAGTTTGGAGTGGTATTGAAAAAATAAGAAAAAACTTTAAAAGAAGCAGCGTAGGCTGGTGA
- the frr gene encoding ribosome recycling factor codes for MDKNQLISKIKEGMEKTISSLQSDLQKVRTGRASASLLDDVRVESYGSLMPLTKIATLATPEARLITVNPFDKSMLSAVEKAILTSGLGLTPNNDGKIIRIPIPALSEDRRKDLAKQVKKIGEEAKVAVRHHRQEGNTKAKAFQKEHGWSEDEVKRASDEVQKLTDSYVKKVDELCAQKEKEVLTV; via the coding sequence ATGGATAAAAATCAATTAATAAGTAAAATAAAAGAAGGTATGGAGAAAACAATCTCTTCTTTGCAATCTGATTTACAAAAAGTAAGAACAGGTCGAGCATCGGCTTCATTGCTTGATGATGTTCGAGTCGAATCTTATGGCTCTTTGATGCCTTTAACTAAAATTGCAACATTAGCAACTCCAGAAGCAAGATTAATTACAGTAAATCCTTTTGATAAAAGTATGCTTTCAGCAGTTGAAAAAGCTATTTTGACTTCTGGACTAGGTTTAACACCAAATAATGATGGTAAAATAATTCGTATTCCTATTCCCGCACTTTCAGAAGATCGGCGCAAAGATCTTGCGAAGCAAGTTAAAAAAATTGGTGAAGAAGCTAAAGTAGCAGTTCGTCATCATCGGCAAGAAGGAAATACGAAGGCAAAAGCTTTTCAAAAAGAGCATGGCTGGTCTGAAGATGAAGTAAAAAGAGCGAGTGATGAAGTGCAAAAATTAACGGATTCTTATGTCAAAAAAGTAGATGAGTTATGCGCACAAAAAGAAAAAGAAGTTCTTACTGTTTAA
- a CDS encoding transporter substrate-binding domain-containing protein, producing MTGEYPPFSSQAIPDEGIAVEIVKKICKEANLNCSIQFLPWLRCEYLVESGKAFAAFPYAISDERRKKYFFSEPIFYADSHIFFTSSKIKLVDSISLNEIKKLNLTIGILRGNFYAENFKILGIKFEESSDYSSLLKKLLNNRIDAIIEGNIVLRYEIKSQKLPNSKDIKSIQISEFKNTSNILIVAKKYANSQKILEKINLAIKKLKINGTIERIIKKYN from the coding sequence TTGACAGGAGAATATCCGCCCTTTAGTTCACAGGCAATTCCTGATGAAGGTATAGCTGTAGAAATTGTCAAAAAAATTTGTAAAGAAGCAAATTTAAATTGTAGTATTCAATTTTTACCTTGGCTAAGATGTGAATACTTAGTTGAATCGGGTAAAGCTTTTGCAGCTTTTCCATATGCTATTTCAGATGAAAGAAGAAAGAAATATTTTTTTTCAGAGCCAATTTTTTACGCTGACTCGCATATTTTTTTTACATCGAGCAAAATAAAACTAGTTGATAGTATTTCATTAAATGAAATAAAAAAACTAAATTTAACCATTGGAATATTGCGTGGTAATTTTTATGCTGAAAACTTTAAAATTTTAGGTATAAAATTTGAAGAATCTAGTGATTATTCTTCTCTCCTAAAAAAACTACTTAATAATAGAATAGATGCAATTATTGAAGGAAATATAGTATTAAGATATGAGATTAAATCTCAAAAGCTACCTAATTCAAAAGATATAAAAAGTATACAAATCTCTGAATTTAAAAATACTAGTAACATATTAATTGTTGCAAAAAAATACGCTAATAGTCAAAAAATATTAGAAAAAATTAACTTAGCAATTAAGAAACTGAAAATTAACGGAACAATAGAGAGAATAATCAAAAAATACAATTAA
- the pgtP gene encoding phosphoglycerate transporter protein PgtP: MTFVCKILNKFKQPTALPEVTDPNKIDIDYKYWRIRIFYSMYIGYAVYYFTRKSFTFAIPNISSDLHLDKGSLGWIGSVLAISYGISKFVSGILSDQANARYFMACGLIATGILNILFGLSSYFWLFVLFWALNGWFQGFGWPPCAKFLSYWYSQSERGRWWGVWNTSHNLGGAIIPIIIVFLSNLFGWRYAMMLNGIFAILIGIWLANRLRDTPESLGLPTIEKYKNEEKNNIIDLNNDKSFKEIFFKYIFKNKYIWILACAYFFVYIVRIVMNDWTMPYLIEKKGYTNSTTAGFVIAAFEIGGFFGSIVAGWLSDVIFKGGRGFVNCLFAFLMAICIVFFWQVSAGKIWLDTILVGAIGFFVFGPQMLIGIAAVELSHKKAAATSTGFIGWIGYLGAFVAGGPVGMILDKFGWESFFITLITCSSISIFFLAFLIKAKAYQEKQE, encoded by the coding sequence ATGACTTTTGTCTGCAAAATTTTAAATAAATTTAAGCAACCAACAGCTCTACCTGAAGTGACTGATCCTAATAAAATAGACATTGATTATAAATATTGGCGAATAAGAATATTTTATTCAATGTATATTGGTTACGCAGTTTACTATTTTACCAGAAAATCTTTTACATTTGCTATTCCAAATATATCTAGTGATTTACATTTAGATAAAGGAAGCCTTGGGTGGATAGGTAGCGTATTAGCTATTAGTTATGGAATTAGTAAATTCGTAAGTGGTATTCTATCTGATCAAGCAAATGCTCGTTACTTTATGGCTTGCGGATTAATTGCAACGGGAATTTTAAATATATTATTTGGCTTATCTTCATATTTTTGGTTGTTTGTTTTATTCTGGGCTTTAAATGGCTGGTTCCAAGGTTTTGGCTGGCCTCCTTGTGCTAAATTTTTAAGTTACTGGTATTCTCAATCAGAAAGAGGAAGATGGTGGGGAGTTTGGAATACTTCACATAATTTAGGTGGTGCCATCATACCTATAATTATTGTTTTTCTTTCCAACTTATTTGGTTGGCGTTATGCAATGATGCTAAACGGTATCTTTGCAATTCTGATAGGAATTTGGTTAGCAAATCGTTTAAGAGATACACCTGAAAGTCTAGGTCTACCTACAATAGAAAAATATAAAAATGAAGAAAAAAATAATATTATTGATCTTAACAATGACAAATCTTTTAAAGAAATATTCTTCAAGTATATCTTTAAAAATAAATATATTTGGATTTTAGCTTGTGCTTACTTTTTTGTTTACATTGTAAGAATAGTTATGAATGATTGGACCATGCCATATTTGATAGAAAAAAAAGGATACACGAACTCAACTACAGCTGGCTTTGTTATTGCAGCTTTTGAAATTGGAGGTTTTTTTGGCAGTATTGTTGCTGGCTGGCTTTCTGATGTCATTTTTAAAGGTGGACGTGGCTTTGTTAATTGTCTTTTTGCATTCTTAATGGCGATATGTATAGTCTTTTTTTGGCAAGTAAGTGCTGGAAAAATTTGGTTAGATACTATTTTGGTTGGTGCCATAGGATTTTTTGTTTTTGGCCCCCAAATGTTAATAGGAATCGCGGCTGTTGAACTTTCTCATAAAAAAGCTGCAGCTACTTCAACTGGTTTTATTGGATGGATAGGTTATTTAGGAGCATTTGTTGCTGGTGGTCCCGTGGGAATGATTTTAGATAAATTTGGTTGGGAAAGCTTTTTTATAACTCTAATAACATGCTCTAGTATTTCTATCTTTTTCTTAGCATTTCTTATAAAAGCAAAAGCCTATCAAGAAAAACAAGAATAG
- the folE2 gene encoding GTP cyclohydrolase FolE2 — MQDTQAFPDQRMVKIAKVGITEVNYPILFQDQNQIASQVLPSTANFSFFVELPAHKKGTHMSRFPSILYEFGSLLSIQKLEKMAAQINERLESSKAYIKTSFQFFYEKEAPVSKIKGIANVDVTIEVSSCLTTRTKESILQVKVPIKSLCPCSKAISEYGAHSQRSFITLRLWQPSLSIQDCIKIAELSASSAVYPILKRVDEKFVTEKAYNTPRFVEDLVREAAIHLKEKDNSLKFEITAENFESIHNHNAWAFVTSDDLF; from the coding sequence ATGCAAGATACTCAAGCATTTCCTGATCAAAGAATGGTAAAAATTGCAAAAGTTGGGATTACAGAGGTAAATTATCCCATACTTTTTCAAGATCAAAACCAAATAGCTTCCCAAGTATTGCCTTCAACAGCAAATTTTTCTTTTTTTGTTGAGCTGCCAGCTCATAAAAAAGGAACTCATATGAGTCGTTTTCCAAGCATCCTTTATGAATTTGGATCACTTTTGAGTATTCAAAAGCTTGAAAAGATGGCTGCACAAATCAATGAACGTTTAGAAAGTTCAAAAGCTTACATTAAAACATCTTTTCAATTTTTTTATGAAAAAGAAGCCCCTGTTTCTAAAATTAAAGGAATTGCAAATGTCGATGTTACAATTGAAGTAAGTTCTTGTTTAACTACAAGAACAAAAGAGAGTATTTTACAAGTTAAAGTTCCCATTAAAAGCCTATGCCCATGTAGTAAAGCAATTTCTGAGTATGGGGCGCACAGTCAGCGGAGTTTTATTACTTTAAGACTTTGGCAACCTTCTCTATCAATCCAAGATTGTATAAAAATTGCAGAATTGTCTGCAAGCTCTGCTGTTTATCCAATTTTAAAAAGAGTTGATGAAAAGTTTGTTACTGAAAAAGCATACAATACTCCAAGGTTTGTTGAAGATTTAGTCCGGGAAGCCGCTATCCATTTAAAAGAAAAAGACAACTCACTAAAATTTGAAATCACTGCAGAAAATTTTGAATCCATTCATAATCATAATGCTTGGGCTTTTGTTACTAGTGATGATCTTTTTTAA
- a CDS encoding OsmC family protein, which yields MSNLFKGQLTAPQTTEITHINSGATIKTTAPKDNGGDGSLFSPTDLFCASLGACGTTIMSMFATNHAIPLSNIHFEVEKIMQTAPRKVAKIIVKYFIHSNCSDDQFKRLIAAGKACPVKLTIQECVEIEESYIKV from the coding sequence ATGTCTAATCTATTTAAAGGTCAGTTAACAGCACCTCAGACAACTGAAATAACACATATCAACTCAGGAGCTACCATAAAAACAACCGCACCTAAAGATAATGGTGGTGATGGAAGTCTTTTTTCTCCTACTGATTTATTTTGTGCCTCATTGGGGGCTTGTGGAACGACTATTATGTCCATGTTTGCCACCAACCATGCAATCCCATTATCTAATATTCATTTTGAAGTTGAAAAAATAATGCAGACAGCACCAAGGAAAGTAGCTAAAATAATTGTTAAGTATTTTATTCATTCGAATTGTAGTGATGATCAATTTAAACGCTTAATTGCTGCCGGTAAAGCTTGTCCTGTAAAATTAACTATTCAGGAATGTGTTGAAATTGAGGAAAGCTATATTAAGGTTTAA
- a CDS encoding metallophosphoesterase, producing MFLKMLFSITAALSVTLLGHYYLYLRIIFPIFGKNPFWISTFICLWAMTFFGFIILRLVPHFLRKIFETIMFIWMGTAFIYTVICILTSPLSVYLNYNNYSSKYLSFFVLFLGLILTLFSIYQALKKPTVIKTEIPIRNNLPEIINELNFVVLSDIHVSGLIGKKRMRQLTEQVNSLKPDVIFITGDLMDGSLNQLKKEIAPLENLYAKHGIFYITGNHEYYSGPVNWKKHFLEKFKWKVISNSSCSIEIENLNLNIIGIEDRHWLSYEKIPRKLDKRLQQAVMHLEQKGFKTENALNILLAHQPKDARLIPQFPFIDIQISGHTHGGQIWPLNYLVKKDQKYVRGLYRLNAQQQIYVNQGTGFWGPPMRLGTECEISFLTFKQQKYIKP from the coding sequence ATGTTTTTAAAAATGCTATTTTCTATCACTGCTGCCTTATCTGTAACCTTACTAGGTCATTATTACCTTTATCTTAGAATTATTTTTCCCATTTTTGGAAAAAATCCTTTTTGGATATCAACTTTTATTTGTTTATGGGCAATGACTTTTTTTGGTTTTATTATTTTGCGGCTTGTTCCGCATTTTTTAAGGAAAATATTTGAAACAATAATGTTCATTTGGATGGGTACTGCTTTTATTTATACTGTCATCTGTATTTTGACCTCTCCCTTAAGTGTTTATTTAAACTATAATAATTATAGTTCTAAATATTTAAGTTTTTTTGTTCTATTTTTAGGATTAATATTAACTTTATTTTCAATATACCAAGCCTTAAAAAAACCTACTGTGATTAAAACAGAAATCCCAATCAGAAATAATCTTCCAGAAATTATAAACGAATTAAATTTTGTTGTATTAAGTGATATTCATGTATCAGGCCTAATTGGTAAAAAACGAATGCGTCAATTAACTGAACAAGTAAACAGTTTAAAACCAGATGTTATTTTTATCACTGGAGATTTAATGGATGGATCATTAAATCAACTAAAAAAAGAAATTGCTCCGTTAGAAAACTTATATGCTAAACATGGTATTTTCTATATTACAGGCAATCATGAGTATTATAGCGGTCCTGTAAATTGGAAAAAACATTTTTTAGAAAAATTTAAATGGAAAGTAATTTCAAATTCATCTTGTTCTATCGAAATAGAAAATTTAAATTTAAATATAATAGGTATTGAGGATAGGCACTGGCTTAGTTACGAAAAAATTCCAAGAAAACTAGATAAACGCTTACAACAAGCTGTCATGCATTTAGAACAAAAAGGATTCAAAACAGAAAATGCTTTAAATATTTTATTAGCACATCAGCCAAAGGACGCTAGACTTATTCCTCAATTTCCCTTTATTGATATTCAAATTTCTGGGCATACTCATGGCGGACAAATATGGCCTTTAAATTATTTAGTAAAAAAAGATCAAAAATATGTGCGCGGTCTCTACAGACTCAATGCGCAACAACAAATTTATGTAAATCAGGGCACTGGTTTTTGGGGGCCGCCTATGCGTTTAGGCACAGAATGTGAAATATCTTTTTTAACATTTAAACAGCAAAAGTATATTAAACCTTAA
- a CDS encoding type II secretion system protein GspK, translating into MAIKAKLNSEKIRKKYNQGFALIFVLVFVAMIMGVIGDIVYQTQVGARGAIEERNGLDAQTSALSGIEFAKIMLNMNQLAAKYEGNPLIPIPKNMYSLINGQPIGSSGLAQLEELSGGNFTKAISPKIQEALKAIPGYFVLNITSENSKLNLNLLQANLSADAQKAFLRIFAYPDAAKVLEMYGYTPQQMVDNLAAYIKKSNTNGYQQTGALAAYSELGLKYKPKNGALESLEELRRIPGFHIDDIYNMFSPYFTIWPISGKKGTLNINSAPIELIAALLTPPGQDLNEQDWDRFELKKEKEKFKDNPKDWLSKNISGYKDIPDTDKITDLLFGNADNIFRIESRGVVNGVEKTLVVVVQMDDSKSSGNKNPNNDKDSDKKQTDDKKPENNNSQNSDKSNDKSQTNDKNKPNDKSQKKDGSFQILYSMWK; encoded by the coding sequence ATGGCAATAAAGGCTAAACTAAATAGCGAAAAAATTAGAAAAAAATATAACCAAGGATTTGCACTTATTTTTGTTCTTGTCTTTGTTGCAATGATCATGGGTGTCATTGGGGATATCGTATATCAAACACAGGTTGGTGCCAGAGGAGCTATTGAAGAAAGAAATGGACTTGATGCTCAAACAAGCGCTTTATCAGGAATTGAATTTGCAAAAATAATGCTCAATATGAATCAATTAGCAGCTAAATATGAAGGTAATCCGCTAATCCCAATACCAAAAAATATGTATTCACTAATCAATGGACAACCCATTGGATCATCAGGTTTAGCACAATTGGAAGAACTGTCAGGGGGAAATTTTACCAAAGCAATTTCTCCTAAAATACAAGAAGCATTAAAAGCAATACCCGGATATTTCGTATTAAATATAACTTCAGAAAATTCAAAATTAAATTTAAATTTATTACAAGCAAATTTGTCCGCAGATGCGCAAAAAGCTTTTCTTAGAATATTTGCTTACCCAGATGCTGCAAAAGTTTTAGAAATGTATGGATACACTCCGCAGCAAATGGTAGACAATCTAGCAGCATATATCAAAAAATCGAATACAAATGGCTACCAACAAACAGGAGCATTAGCGGCATATTCAGAGTTAGGATTAAAATATAAACCCAAAAATGGAGCCCTTGAAAGTTTAGAAGAATTAAGAAGAATTCCTGGTTTCCATATAGATGACATATACAATATGTTTTCCCCATATTTCACAATTTGGCCAATTTCTGGCAAAAAAGGGACTCTGAATATAAATTCAGCTCCTATTGAATTAATAGCTGCATTATTGACACCTCCAGGGCAAGATCTCAATGAACAAGATTGGGATCGTTTTGAATTAAAAAAAGAAAAAGAAAAATTTAAAGATAATCCCAAAGACTGGTTATCAAAAAATATTAGTGGCTATAAAGATATTCCAGATACCGATAAGATAACAGATCTACTTTTTGGAAATGCGGATAATATTTTTAGAATCGAATCTCGAGGAGTTGTCAATGGGGTTGAAAAAACTCTTGTTGTTGTTGTACAGATGGATGACAGCAAATCTTCTGGAAATAAAAATCCAAATAATGACAAAGATAGTGATAAAAAACAAACTGACGATAAAAAGCCGGAGAATAATAATAGCCAAAATAGCGACAAAAGTAATGACAAAAGCCAAACCAACGACAAAAATAAGCCGAATGATAAAAGTCAAAAGAAAGACGGAAGTTTTCAAATACTTTACTCAATGTGGAAATAG
- a CDS encoding prepilin-type N-terminal cleavage/methylation domain-containing protein, with protein MQRKIIAQQEGFTLIEIVLAISILATIGMLTINILTNQIETREKVTAHNSVQHAINMAMDKIYSDIQSSYVSNPNDLDSLNLSVRAVPPKFSYKNESLILAVQNFKSLLGNSTQSNLAFIRYYLRPNSKDSKKLELIRVVDTDMVENIENSGVGFQEVLVPDLKSFSLEFWNGNEYQKEWDSSANDTQNKIPKLVKIHLEVYFPESSSEKQILDLSPNTKKERRSIAIDTVAYVLSSNGKQEATEPSSGDFKWQ; from the coding sequence ATGCAAAGAAAAATTATTGCACAACAAGAAGGATTTACATTAATAGAAATAGTACTAGCTATTTCTATCTTAGCAACAATAGGAATGTTGACTATTAATATTTTGACAAATCAAATTGAAACTAGAGAAAAAGTAACAGCACACAATTCTGTACAACACGCTATTAATATGGCTATGGATAAAATCTATAGTGACATTCAAAGTTCTTACGTATCAAATCCTAATGATTTAGATTCACTTAATTTATCTGTTCGTGCTGTTCCTCCAAAGTTTAGTTATAAAAATGAAAGTTTAATATTAGCAGTGCAAAATTTTAAGTCTTTATTAGGAAACTCAACTCAAAGTAACTTAGCATTTATCCGTTACTATCTTAGACCTAATAGTAAAGATTCAAAAAAACTTGAACTCATTAGAGTTGTTGATACAGATATGGTTGAAAATATTGAAAACTCTGGAGTTGGATTTCAAGAAGTTTTAGTCCCTGATTTAAAAAGTTTTTCACTTGAATTTTGGAATGGCAATGAATATCAAAAAGAGTGGGATAGCTCAGCAAATGATACGCAAAATAAAATACCAAAACTGGTAAAAATTCATTTAGAAGTATATTTTCCTGAATCAAGCTCTGAAAAACAAATTCTTGATCTTTCCCCTAATACAAAAAAAGAAAGAAGAAGTATTGCAATCGATACTGTTGCATATGTTCTAAGTAGCAATGGAAAGCAAGAAGCCACAGAGCCTTCGTCAGGAGATTTCAAATGGCAATAA
- a CDS encoding prepilin-type N-terminal cleavage/methylation domain-containing protein, with translation MQIFRYLKDNYLLKDKLNKMQETDGFTLFECILAIAILSVTVASIVGLQSSIISVTQIASDGMKGSWAARSAIAQMQYIVETQGQDKLPEEKNYPWITDSQFSISLKRKELKDVKISQFLTSAIGIYNIVNPQGNENQDVDRMLASITSVLDGTSGSSPKGFFSNFLIEVKWTSGIVNKTINEGFFFVDKNTFANINLPDPPGSNNNNNNNQNNNGNNGNNQNNNGNNNNTGNR, from the coding sequence ATGCAAATTTTTCGTTACCTAAAAGATAATTATCTTTTAAAAGATAAATTAAATAAAATGCAAGAAACCGATGGTTTTACTTTATTTGAATGTATTCTAGCAATAGCTATATTATCTGTCACTGTTGCCAGCATAGTTGGATTACAATCATCCATCATTTCTGTTACGCAAATTGCTTCAGATGGAATGAAAGGTTCTTGGGCTGCACGTTCTGCCATTGCGCAAATGCAATATATTGTTGAGACCCAAGGACAAGATAAATTACCAGAAGAAAAAAACTATCCTTGGATTACCGATTCGCAATTTAGTATTTCTTTAAAAAGAAAAGAATTAAAAGATGTAAAAATATCTCAATTTTTAACAAGCGCTATAGGTATCTATAATATTGTAAATCCACAAGGTAACGAAAATCAGGATGTTGATAGAATGTTGGCTTCAATTACTTCTGTTTTAGATGGTACTTCAGGTTCTAGCCCAAAAGGTTTCTTTAGTAATTTTTTAATTGAAGTAAAATGGACAAGTGGAATTGTAAATAAAACTATCAATGAAGGATTCTTTTTTGTAGATAAAAATACATTTGCAAATATTAATTTACCTGATCCTCCTGGTTCCAACAATAACAATAATAATAATCAGAATAACAATGGCAATAATGGTAATAATCAAAATAATAACGGTAATAACAACAACACAGGTAATCGGTAA